The Skermanella rosea sequence TCGGCGGCTGGAAGCAGGTGTCGAACGCGCGGGCGGCGCGGCGGCGCCTGGACGGTTTCTTCGGCCGGCCCCGGCGCCGGCCCCGTGGGCTGCCGCTGCCCGCGCCGAAGGGTCATCTGAGCGTCGAGGACCTGGTGTTCCGGCCGCCGGGCGGCGACCGGCCCGTCCTGTCCGGGGTGAGCTTCGACGCGAGGCCGGGCGAGGCGGTGGCGGTGATCGGCGCCTCCGCCGCCGGCAAGTCCACCCTGGCCCGCCTGCTGGTCGGCCTGCACCCGGCGACGGCCGGCAGCGTCCGGCTGGACGGCGCCGAGATCTTCGCTTGGCGGCGCGACGACATCGGGCGCCATGTCGGCTACCTGCCCCAGGACGTCGAGCTGTTCGCCGGCACCGTGGCCGACAACATCGCCCGCCTGCACACGCCCGACCCGGAAGCGGTGGTGGCCGCCGCCCTGCTCGCCGACTGCCACGACATGATCCTGAGGCTGCCCAAGGGCTACGACACGGAGATCGGCGACGGCGGCGCGCTGCTGTCGGGCGGCCAGCGCCAGCGGATCGGGCTGGCCCGCGCCCTCTACGGCAACCCCAGGCTGGTGGTCCTGGACGAGCCGAACGCCAGCCTGGACGTGGAGGGGGACGAGGCCCTGACCCGCGCGATCGCCGCCCTGAAGCGCGGCGGCGCCACCGTGGTCGTGATCGGCCACCGGCCCAGCACGCTGGCCCAGACGGAGCGCATCCTCGTGCTCGCCGAGGGACGCCTCCAGCTGTTCGGCCCGCGCGCCGCGGTGATCGACCACCTGAAGCAGCGGCAGGTCCACGCCGTCTAGCCGGCCGGCCCCGTCCCGCCCCTCTTAAGACCGGACCCAGGCCGCCCCGTGCGGCGAACCGAGGACACCATCATGACCGCATCCGTTCCCGCCAACGATCCGTTCCCTCCGGCCGGCTTCCCGGCGATCCCGGACCTTCCGCCGGTCCGACGCGCCCTTCTGGCCGGCGCCGCGCTGGCCGTCCTCGGGTTCGGCGGCTTCGGGACCTGGGCTTCCCTCGCCCCCCTGTCGAGCGCCGCCGTGGCCGGCGGCATCGTCGTGGCGGACACCAACCGCAAGACCGTCCAGCATCTGGACGGCGGCATCGTCGCCGAGATCCTGGTGCGCGACGGCGACCGGGTCGAGGCCGGGCAGGTGCTGATGCGCCTGGACGACCTGGAGACCCGCTCCACCGTGACCCTGCTGGAGGACCAGCGCCGCGCCTATGCCGCCCAGGAGGCCCGCTTGCTGGCCGAACGTGACGGCACCGACGCGCTGGTCTTCCCGGAGGACCTCGCGGCCCTGCGCGGCGACGCCGCCGTTGCCGAGATCCTGTCCGGGCAGGAACGCATCTTCGAGAGCTACCGCGCGTCCCTGGAAGGCCGCACCGAGGTGACCCGCCAGCGGATCGCCCAGTACCGCTCCCAGATCAGCGCCTTCGAGGCCCAGCTGGCGGCGGGACGGCGGCAGCTCGACCTGATCCAGGAGGAACTGGCCGGGGTGAGGGAGCTGTTCGCGAAGGGACTGGAGCGCAAGCCGCGGCTGCTCGCCCTCCAGCGGCAGGCGGCCGGCCTGGACGGCGAGCAGGGCGAGTTTTCCAACAGGATCGCCCAGGCCCGCGAAGCGATCGCCCAGGCCGAGATGGAGATCCTGTCCATGCGCGCGGACCGGCGGAACGAAGTTACGGCCGAGCTGCGGGAGGTCCAGATGCGACTGGCGGAACTGCGGGAGAAGCTGGCCGCCGCCCGGGTCCGCCAGGGGCGTCGCGATCTCGTCGCCCCCGAAGCCGGGACCGTGCTCAATCCGCGCTATTTCGCGCCCGGCGCCGTGGTGCCGGCCGGCGGGCCGGTGCTCGACCTGGTGCCCCTGGACGACCGGCTGGTGGTGGAGGCCAGGATACGGCCGGGCGACATCGACGTGGTGCATGCCGGGCTGCCGGCGAAGGTGATCCTGTCGGCCTTCAAGATGCGGACGACGCCGCAGATCGACGCGCGGGTGATCCGCGTCTCCGCCGATGCCCTGAAGGACGAGCGCACAGGGGAATTCTATTATTCGGCCCGGGTCGCCGCCGCCCCGGACCAGCTGGAGAAACTGGGCGACCTCCGCCTTCAGCCCGGCATGCCGGCCGAGACCCTGATCGTGACCGGCGAGCGGACCCTTCTGCAATATCTGCTGCAGCCGGTCCGGGACACGTTCCGCACCGCTTTCCGGGAGGAGTAAGGGCGATCGTCCGAGGAGTTTACCCGAAGAGGTCCCGAGGCACCGGCGCGCTGACCCAGCCGGTCGGACAGGGAGGAAGACTGGCGCGAACATCCGCCTCGCGCCGGGAGCAGTCATTGGGCTCCCCCGGGCGCGCGAACATGACCGCCTGATAGGCGCCACTTTCGCCGCAGAGATGGATCGGCTGGTCCGGGTGAAGTTTCGTCACCATCGCGGCGGCCGGCGACGGGGCGTCGAGCACATCGACCTTGGCGGAAAGCCTGACCGTATCCTCCAGGCAGGCTTTCCGGTCGACCGCGACTGGCGGGGGCGTGTCCTCCGCCGTATCGGGCAGGTGGGCCGCACAACCGGCGACGGAAAGCCAAACGCATGCCTGGGCAAGGGCGATGAACCTGTCCGTCGTCGGCATGGCGGTTCCCTAGTCGTCGGTTCTGTTCCGCAGGATCGCGAAGGTATGCTTGGTTTCGGCCAGGAAATCACCGGGCGCAAGGTCGTAAACGGCGATACCGACCGAATTTCCGACATTGCCTCCGATCGCAAGCAGGCGCTGCTTGGCGGAGTCGACATGCACGACGATGTCGGTATGGCTCCTGTAGCTGTCCAGGGCCGCCGCGACGTCATAAGTGACGGTCGGGGCGTAAGAGGGATTGTCGCGCGCCACGATGTCCCCGATCTGGGGCTTGACCTCGTTCAGGCGGTACCCCCAGAACGGCAGGGACTTGTTCTCCTTGATGCGGCCCTGGATCGCCTGGTGGATGTATTTGGAGTGAGCCGCGGCGAAGCCGAACTTGGCATAGGCATCCCCGGCCCTGCGCACCATGAAGGAAATCGCGGCTGCGGACCACGGCACGTCCACGTCGGTGCCGTCGAGATGGGGAAGGCCGATCGCTTTCCACATTTCCCCGACATGGTCCGAATAGGGTTTGACGTTCTCCTTCCCGAGGCCCCGCGAAAAACGCATGTATT is a genomic window containing:
- a CDS encoding DUF2272 domain-containing protein, translating into MIGSVYLAQPVETLEDAAGGWVRCSASLGGEETKGFVSKKFLRAPLTKNREALIASVHREYMRFSRGLGKENVKPYSDHVGEMWKAIGLPHLDGTDVDVPWSAAAISFMVRRAGDAYAKFGFAAAHSKYIHQAIQGRIKENKSLPFWGYRLNEVKPQIGDIVARDNPSYAPTVTYDVAAALDSYRSHTDIVVHVDSAKQRLLAIGGNVGNSVGIAVYDLAPGDFLAETKHTFAILRNRTDD
- a CDS encoding HlyD family type I secretion periplasmic adaptor subunit; translated protein: MTASVPANDPFPPAGFPAIPDLPPVRRALLAGAALAVLGFGGFGTWASLAPLSSAAVAGGIVVADTNRKTVQHLDGGIVAEILVRDGDRVEAGQVLMRLDDLETRSTVTLLEDQRRAYAAQEARLLAERDGTDALVFPEDLAALRGDAAVAEILSGQERIFESYRASLEGRTEVTRQRIAQYRSQISAFEAQLAAGRRQLDLIQEELAGVRELFAKGLERKPRLLALQRQAAGLDGEQGEFSNRIAQAREAIAQAEMEILSMRADRRNEVTAELREVQMRLAELREKLAAARVRQGRRDLVAPEAGTVLNPRYFAPGAVVPAGGPVLDLVPLDDRLVVEARIRPGDIDVVHAGLPAKVILSAFKMRTTPQIDARVIRVSADALKDERTGEFYYSARVAAAPDQLEKLGDLRLQPGMPAETLIVTGERTLLQYLLQPVRDTFRTAFREE